The proteins below are encoded in one region of Paenibacillus sp. YYML68:
- a CDS encoding DUF2199 domain-containing protein → MRCPHCNEKLKEIPLCYGSNAPYVFYTIDKKERELRFDLNKDQCVMDDKFFFIRGHIEIPVLESDDIFIWSAWVSLSEENFIKSTELWNSEERIKEPPYFGWLSTEISIYSTPTLNLKTNVHTRKVGLVPFIELEPNDHPLAIEQRTGITMKRIQEITHLIMHKK, encoded by the coding sequence ATGAGATGTCCTCATTGTAATGAAAAACTTAAAGAAATACCTTTATGTTATGGAAGTAATGCTCCGTACGTTTTTTATACAATTGATAAGAAGGAACGGGAACTGAGATTTGATTTGAATAAAGATCAATGTGTAATGGATGATAAATTCTTTTTTATTAGAGGTCATATTGAGATTCCTGTATTAGAATCAGATGATATCTTTATCTGGAGTGCATGGGTTTCATTAAGCGAAGAAAATTTTATCAAATCAACAGAACTTTGGAATTCAGAAGAAAGAATTAAAGAACCACCGTACTTTGGTTGGTTATCTACGGAGATATCTATATACTCGACACCAACATTAAACTTAAAGACGAATGTACATACAAGAAAAGTAGGATTAGTACCATTTATTGAATTAGAACCAAATGATCACCCATTGGCAATTGAACAAAGAACTGGAATAACAATGAAAAGAATACAGGAAATAACACATTTAATAATGCATAAGAAGTAA